The Arachis ipaensis cultivar K30076 chromosome B03, Araip1.1, whole genome shotgun sequence region AGAAGCCTGAGATTATGGCAACAGCAACAGCAGCAGTAGCGGCAAAGAGGAAGCCAGTGTTCATAAAGGTTGACCAGCTGAAACCGGGAACCAACGGTCACACGTTGACCGTTAAAGTCGTTTCTTCGAAGCCAGTCAAGACTGTAGGAACTAAGGGACCTCGATCTTCTTCTTCCATGCTCCTCTCTCGCCCTTCCCGCCGCCCCTCTCGCATCTCCGAGTGCCTCATCGGAGACGAAACCGGCACCGTCATCTTCACCGCTCGTAACGAACAAGGTGCCTTTTCTGTTGCGTTTGTTCTTAAATTTATGAACTCGACTTTCTTATTTCATTTCTCACAGAATTGGAGTAACCTAATTTTAGATTTGGTCTTTCTTATTTCgtacatttttttttgtttctctccCACAATTTTGTAGAAAATAGTTATTATGGGAGTTCGAATTTGTTTGCTTCGAATTATAATTCTTACGAATGtgtgtttattatttttaaaaaattattaataaaaatatgacgagcaattaatttttctttttttgggtgCAGTGGACGTTATGAATCCAGGGGCGACGTTAATTCTACGAAATGCAAAGATTGACATGTTCAAGGGATCCATGAGGCTAGCAGTTGATAAATGGGGGAGGATTGAGGTCACTGAACCTGCAAGCTTTCAAGTTAAAGAGGACAACAATCTTTCTTTAGTTGAATATGAACTGGTTAATGTAGTTGAGGAGTGATTATATTTTCTTCCTGTCTCGGGCTTGAATCTTTTTTCTAGTTATTAGAGGTTCTGATTTTTGTTTTGACCTAAGTGATTTGATTGCTGTGCAGTTTTCATGTGGTAAAGTCTTGGTTGTGTTAGGCTTATTATTGTGCCTATGCTTCACATGCGAAGCAAATATTTGTTTTATATTGGCCTTATTGGCTACGTATGATAATATATCCCTTGGTCTTTCCACAAATTCAGTTAGAAGTTGCCCCATGCACACAAATTACG contains the following coding sequences:
- the LOC107629826 gene encoding uncharacterized protein At4g28440; translated protein: MATATAAVAAKRKPVFIKVDQLKPGTNGHTLTVKVVSSKPVKTVGTKGPRSSSSMLLSRPSRRPSRISECLIGDETGTVIFTARNEQVDVMNPGATLILRNAKIDMFKGSMRLAVDKWGRIEVTEPASFQVKEDNNLSLVEYELVNVVEE